A single region of the Winslowiella toletana genome encodes:
- a CDS encoding LysR family transcriptional regulator gives MNNVIYNQIRIFQSIAREGNISAAARKLEITPPSVSKALKLLEQHIGHPLFVRTTRRIELTDAGQQLLEQTSAAIDSLEESLESIRDQNHEPSGLVRITLSRFAYLLILKPVMAAFCQQHPGIRLEISVYDGTVDIIKERFDLGIRFGDILEGGVVARQLMKPFREGLYASSAYLEEFGIPTTPAALYQHKLIGYRFITNNRILPLILDYNGEQLTVEMPGQLTSNDIDVMADGIRNGLGIGRLFEPIHSLQPDKEKFIPVMENFWKTYPPVYLYYPRNAGKTKRVKTLIDFLIK, from the coding sequence ATGAACAATGTGATTTATAACCAGATACGCATCTTTCAAAGCATTGCTCGCGAGGGCAATATTTCCGCTGCCGCCAGAAAGCTTGAGATTACTCCCCCCTCCGTCAGTAAGGCGCTTAAATTACTTGAGCAGCATATCGGACACCCGCTTTTTGTTCGTACAACACGGCGTATTGAACTGACGGACGCCGGGCAACAGCTGCTTGAGCAGACATCAGCAGCGATAGACTCGCTTGAGGAATCGCTGGAAAGTATCCGTGATCAGAATCATGAACCCTCAGGCCTGGTCAGAATTACGCTTTCCCGCTTCGCTTATCTGCTGATACTTAAACCGGTTATGGCAGCCTTTTGCCAACAACACCCCGGCATTCGACTTGAAATTTCTGTCTACGACGGCACTGTTGATATCATTAAGGAACGTTTTGATTTGGGGATTCGCTTTGGCGATATCCTGGAGGGCGGCGTAGTGGCCCGACAGTTGATGAAACCGTTTCGTGAAGGGCTTTATGCGTCATCGGCTTATCTTGAGGAGTTCGGTATCCCGACGACGCCCGCCGCGCTCTATCAGCACAAGCTTATTGGTTATCGATTTATTACCAATAATCGTATTCTTCCACTGATCCTGGACTACAACGGGGAACAACTGACGGTTGAAATGCCCGGCCAGTTAACCAGCAACGATATTGACGTTATGGCCGATGGAATACGCAACGGCCTGGGTATTGGAAGATTATTTGAGCCGATCCACAGCTTACAGCCGGACAAAGAAAAATTTATCCCCGTGATGGAGAATTTCTGGAAAACCTACCCGCCAGTGTATCTCTATTACCCGAGAAATGCGGGCAAAACCAAAAGAGTGAAGACATTAATTGATTTTCTAATCAAATGA
- a CDS encoding aldo/keto reductase — protein sequence MKELPKIALGTWSWGAGFAGGDTVFGNHLSDRQMEEVFRTAMDKGLNLWDTAAVYGMGSSEAALGKLVRQYPREEIILSTKFTPQIADEQSAMPMSSMLEASIERLGVEEIDIYWIHNPFDVEKWTPGLIPLLQSGKVKQVGVSNHSPEQIKRVNEILQSAGFTVNAVQNHYSLLYQSSADAGILDYCHKNNITFFAYMVLEQGALSGHYNSQNPMPAGSGRAETYNKVLPQLEQLTQAMKVMGEAKNASVAQIAIAWAIAKGTLPIIGATKVHHVLDAAGATEIQLGAEDMATLERLARDAGVDTRGAWEQPMA from the coding sequence ATGAAAGAATTACCAAAAATAGCGCTGGGAACCTGGTCCTGGGGAGCGGGATTTGCGGGTGGAGATACCGTATTCGGAAACCATCTTTCCGATCGGCAGATGGAAGAAGTGTTCCGCACTGCCATGGATAAAGGGCTTAACCTGTGGGATACCGCCGCCGTCTACGGGATGGGAAGCTCAGAAGCAGCGCTGGGTAAATTAGTTCGTCAGTATCCGCGAGAAGAGATCATCTTATCGACCAAGTTTACTCCGCAAATAGCTGACGAGCAGTCGGCCATGCCGATGAGTAGCATGCTTGAGGCGAGTATTGAGCGCCTGGGCGTTGAGGAGATTGATATCTACTGGATCCATAACCCGTTTGATGTGGAAAAGTGGACGCCGGGACTTATTCCGCTGTTGCAGAGCGGCAAGGTTAAACAGGTTGGCGTATCTAATCACAGCCCGGAGCAAATAAAGCGGGTAAATGAGATTCTGCAATCGGCAGGGTTCACTGTGAATGCCGTTCAGAATCACTATAGCCTGCTCTACCAATCATCGGCAGACGCAGGGATCCTCGATTATTGTCATAAAAACAACATCACTTTCTTTGCTTATATGGTGCTGGAGCAAGGTGCGTTGAGTGGCCATTACAACTCGCAAAATCCTATGCCAGCAGGCAGTGGGCGTGCGGAAACCTATAACAAGGTTTTACCGCAGCTTGAACAATTAACCCAGGCGATGAAAGTGATGGGAGAGGCCAAAAACGCCAGTGTTGCGCAGATTGCCATCGCATGGGCAATTGCGAAAGGCACGCTGCCAATCATTGGTGCGACAAAAGTACACCATGTTCTGGACGCAGCCGGGGCAACGGAAATTCAGCTCGGCGCTGAAGATATGGCAACGCTGGAACGCCTGGCAAGAGATGCTGGGGTGGATACGCGGGGAGCGTGGGAACAACCTATGGCATAG
- a CDS encoding NAD(P)H-dependent oxidoreductase: MNNILIVSGHPNLSESIANATILHELATALPEAEVRRLDWLYPDHKINAEAEQKSLLQADVIIWQFPFSWYSLPGIMKLWLDEVFVHGFAHGSTARLGGKKLILSFTTGAPQALYSSEGFFAHNIEDYLIQFETTARLCNLDLQKPVFTCGINYADRDENKIAQQKIIAKEHASRLIALLKSLSPELKLAV, encoded by the coding sequence ATGAACAATATTCTGATTGTTTCCGGTCATCCTAATCTGAGCGAGTCCATTGCTAACGCGACAATTTTACATGAGTTAGCCACGGCACTGCCTGAGGCTGAAGTTCGCCGCCTCGACTGGCTCTATCCGGACCACAAAATTAATGCAGAAGCAGAGCAGAAGAGCTTGCTGCAAGCTGACGTGATCATCTGGCAATTCCCATTCTCCTGGTATTCACTGCCTGGAATAATGAAATTATGGCTGGATGAGGTTTTTGTACATGGGTTCGCGCACGGTTCAACGGCCCGCCTTGGCGGTAAAAAACTTATTCTTTCATTTACCACCGGTGCACCGCAGGCGCTCTATTCATCGGAAGGGTTCTTTGCGCATAACATTGAAGATTACCTCATCCAGTTTGAAACCACTGCCAGACTCTGCAATCTGGATTTGCAAAAACCGGTGTTTACCTGCGGCATTAACTATGCTGACAGAGATGAAAATAAAATAGCACAACAAAAAATAATTGCTAAAGAGCATGCTTCACGACTGATCGCGCTTTTGAAATCTTTATCTCCGGAGCTGAAATTGGCTGTGTAA
- a CDS encoding YciI family protein has translation MFIINITVKETLSPEQHESLFIRHAQWFKHYFSAGKFVIVGPYSDRERAGVIIANIDNHHELITILGEDSYYPDLATYEVSEFSPKMIAENLHQLQEL, from the coding sequence TTGTTTATTATTAATATTACGGTAAAAGAAACGTTGTCACCTGAGCAGCATGAATCCCTGTTTATTCGTCATGCGCAATGGTTTAAACACTATTTCTCTGCAGGAAAATTTGTCATTGTCGGGCCTTATTCCGATCGGGAAAGAGCGGGTGTCATCATAGCCAACATCGACAATCATCATGAGCTGATAACCATTCTTGGTGAGGACTCCTATTATCCCGATCTGGCCACTTATGAGGTAAGTGAATTTTCCCCTAAAATGATTGCGGAGAACCTGCATCAGCTTCAGGAATTATGA
- a CDS encoding DUF1330 domain-containing protein — protein MIKKMILACLVAFSGVSSALAVTPAYYVAEFQPTDRDAIKPYSAQVEATFVPYGGRFIVRGGEPDIKEGFGAQGRLVIIEFDSLKRAQDWYNSSEYQKIIPLRHRAGNSRTYIVEGLPGQEPDRP, from the coding sequence ATGATAAAAAAAATGATACTGGCTTGCCTTGTGGCATTCTCTGGTGTTTCATCAGCGCTGGCGGTCACGCCAGCCTACTATGTTGCAGAATTTCAGCCTACCGATCGGGATGCAATCAAACCTTACAGTGCTCAGGTCGAAGCCACCTTTGTACCTTACGGCGGACGCTTTATTGTTCGCGGCGGTGAGCCCGATATTAAGGAAGGATTTGGTGCACAAGGTCGGCTGGTCATTATTGAGTTTGACAGTCTGAAACGCGCTCAGGACTGGTACAACTCTTCAGAGTATCAGAAAATTATACCACTACGTCATCGTGCCGGAAATTCTCGCACTTATATCGTTGAAGGTTTACCTGGGCAGGAACCTGATAGACCTTAA
- a CDS encoding NAD(P)H-dependent oxidoreductase — protein MSWINLCKTAKFITLIVLFLIPVSKAIGNDKTNIKTLVIVSHPYPERSVLTKGLQQAAESVEGVTVRNLESIYGFDTRKINGEEERRIMRDHSRIVFLFPTHWFNITPMMKAWLNDTWGSVGPGSWQGKEMLVVSTAAGGASTYGEAGRIGVTLADVFLPMKASALHTGMTYLPPLVFQNASGSNLAEYQRQLIERLKM, from the coding sequence ATGAGCTGGATTAACTTATGCAAGACTGCAAAATTCATTACGCTTATTGTTTTGTTTCTGATACCAGTCAGCAAAGCAATTGGCAATGACAAGACCAATATCAAAACGCTGGTTATCGTTTCTCATCCTTATCCGGAGAGATCTGTTTTAACTAAAGGGTTGCAGCAGGCCGCGGAAAGCGTGGAAGGCGTGACGGTGCGTAATCTTGAATCGATATATGGTTTTGACACCCGCAAAATAAATGGTGAAGAAGAGCGCCGGATAATGCGCGATCACTCACGTATCGTTTTTCTGTTCCCGACGCATTGGTTTAATATTACGCCGATGATGAAGGCCTGGCTCAATGATACCTGGGGTAGCGTCGGGCCGGGTTCATGGCAGGGAAAAGAGATGCTTGTTGTCAGCACTGCCGCTGGAGGCGCATCAACTTACGGAGAGGCGGGCAGAATCGGCGTTACGCTTGCTGATGTCTTTTTACCGATGAAAGCCAGCGCCCTGCATACCGGTATGACTTACCTGCCACCGCTGGTATTCCAGAATGCCAGTGGCAGTAATTTAGCGGAATATCAGCGCCAGCTTATTGAACGTCTGAAAATGTAA
- a CDS encoding putative quinol monooxygenase has product MKYLIAMTLCLLLGSPAFATSTIPLDKAVMNIFELGIKTGKNQQYDEVARSNISSSVRNESGTLAMYSLKRKDDLNQAYMIEIYANEEAYKKHLDSEPYQAFVAQAPEIIEQKRKKDVVPQFLGDKRITQTEKTINNLVIVDVKPSYQQAFKNIVLPEMAESLRVEDGVLAMYAATDAKDENRWYFYEIYASEADYQLHRETPHFRAYIEQTAEMTTGKESIPVVPVFLRNKGKLAFSDR; this is encoded by the coding sequence GTGAAATATCTCATCGCTATGACGCTCTGCCTGCTGTTGGGTAGCCCAGCATTTGCCACCAGTACCATCCCATTGGATAAAGCCGTTATGAACATTTTTGAACTTGGCATTAAAACGGGAAAAAATCAGCAGTATGATGAAGTCGCCAGAAGCAATATTTCCTCCTCGGTCAGGAATGAAAGTGGCACATTGGCGATGTACTCACTCAAACGCAAAGATGACCTCAATCAGGCGTACATGATCGAAATTTACGCCAATGAGGAGGCTTATAAAAAACATCTGGACTCAGAACCCTATCAGGCATTTGTTGCCCAGGCGCCTGAAATCATAGAGCAGAAGCGTAAAAAAGATGTCGTACCGCAATTTCTTGGCGATAAGCGCATCACTCAAACGGAGAAGACGATAAATAACCTGGTTATTGTCGATGTGAAACCCAGCTATCAGCAGGCGTTTAAAAATATCGTCCTTCCGGAAATGGCTGAGTCCTTGCGTGTTGAAGATGGCGTGCTGGCTATGTATGCCGCAACCGATGCGAAAGATGAAAATCGCTGGTATTTCTATGAAATTTACGCCAGCGAAGCGGATTATCAACTGCACAGAGAGACGCCACACTTTCGCGCATATATTGAGCAAACGGCAGAAATGACAACCGGAAAAGAGTCCATTCCTGTTGTGCCAGTGTTTCTCAGAAATAAAGGCAAGCTGGCGTTTAGTGATCGCTAG
- the folA gene encoding type 3 dihydrofolate reductase — translation MISLIAALAADRVIGMENAMPWNLPADLAWFKRNTLNKPVIMGRLTWESIGRPLPNRQNIVVSSQPGNADGVTWVASIDEAIKAAGEAEEIMVIGGGRVYEQLLSRADRLYLTHIDAEVEGDTHFPDYEPDEWESSFSEFHDADANNSHSYCFEILERR, via the coding sequence ATGATTAGCCTTATCGCGGCTTTGGCAGCCGATCGTGTTATTGGTATGGAAAACGCGATGCCGTGGAATTTGCCTGCGGATCTAGCCTGGTTCAAACGTAATACCCTGAATAAACCGGTGATTATGGGCCGCCTGACCTGGGAATCGATCGGCCGTCCGTTGCCGAATCGCCAGAATATCGTGGTCAGTAGCCAGCCTGGCAACGCAGATGGCGTGACCTGGGTGGCGTCAATTGACGAAGCGATTAAAGCTGCCGGTGAGGCGGAAGAGATTATGGTGATTGGCGGCGGGCGTGTTTACGAACAGCTGCTGAGCCGTGCCGATCGCCTTTATCTGACCCATATCGACGCTGAAGTTGAGGGCGATACTCACTTCCCGGATTACGAGCCTGATGAGTGGGAGTCCAGTTTTAGCGAGTTCCACGATGCAGATGCCAATAATTCGCACAGCTACTGCTTTGAAATTCTCGAACGCCGTTAA
- a CDS encoding FKBP-type peptidyl-prolyl cis-trans isomerase N-terminal domain-containing protein, whose protein sequence is MSDQSAREIKQLQLEVSRLNNALDSAQARQKNLLFGLFPTAVWPASGLISSHDIFSAALSVISPLSGAITGSALPTRNLQPDAPSRHNVLTPLADEMKADYAAGILIGRNIMQMNKRNSALNIKTDNQTVLSGIQDFLEQRSRLSEEEVNDVLFTVGSTLQEATEAFSSRHQLAGAAFVEKFIKRAGTHRAPAGFYYKIEQKSRGVVSPSDKITIRIRESLVDGTVVSDSGRSGSVISQQLNAYPPLFQDAIYLAGQKGAITLVVPPELAYGEEGNPPLIPPAATMIYYLEVIDTTS, encoded by the coding sequence GTGAGCGATCAATCTGCACGAGAAATAAAACAGTTGCAGCTTGAAGTAAGCCGACTTAATAACGCGCTGGACAGCGCTCAGGCCAGGCAGAAAAATTTACTCTTCGGGCTGTTTCCAACCGCTGTCTGGCCAGCATCGGGGCTTATCAGCAGCCATGACATTTTCTCTGCCGCGCTGTCGGTGATATCACCGCTGTCCGGCGCGATAACGGGCAGCGCATTACCGACGCGGAATTTACAGCCTGATGCGCCGAGTCGCCACAATGTGTTAACCCCGCTGGCAGACGAAATGAAAGCTGATTACGCCGCCGGGATCCTGATTGGCCGCAATATCATGCAGATGAATAAGAGAAACAGCGCGTTGAATATCAAAACCGATAATCAGACGGTTTTATCAGGCATTCAGGATTTTCTTGAGCAGCGTAGCCGGTTATCGGAAGAGGAAGTGAACGACGTGCTTTTTACTGTGGGCTCAACGTTACAGGAGGCGACCGAAGCTTTCTCCTCCCGTCATCAGTTAGCTGGAGCGGCTTTTGTCGAAAAGTTTATTAAGCGGGCGGGAACTCACCGTGCGCCTGCCGGCTTTTACTATAAAATTGAGCAGAAAAGCCGGGGAGTGGTTTCCCCATCAGACAAAATCACTATTCGGATCAGAGAAAGTTTGGTCGACGGCACGGTGGTCAGCGACAGTGGTCGCAGTGGCAGCGTCATCTCGCAGCAGCTGAACGCCTATCCGCCGCTGTTTCAGGATGCGATTTATCTGGCAGGTCAAAAGGGGGCGATCACTCTGGTGGTGCCGCCGGAACTGGCTTATGGTGAAGAAGGTAATCCACCGCTGATTCCACCCGCAGCGACCATGATTTACTATCTTGAAGTGATTGATACCACCTCATAA